In the genome of Drosophila subpulchrella strain 33 F10 #4 breed RU33 chromosome 2L, RU_Dsub_v1.1 Primary Assembly, whole genome shotgun sequence, one region contains:
- the LOC119548292 gene encoding uncharacterized protein LOC119548292 isoform X2, which produces MSFTVTSQSLIRFESAKEDDELMRTLMFFNVDISGEVCCGPRNEITAPRTSVCNGKRRTPGGGLSNPITESAMSFGAPNNFYAPGHADFDHGNYKRRAPGHLRDNSAYSDSPRHFHYRMIKPGRGHVETGLVSPSPSVDSAGYFESNRSYKHFPRFETERTYEHYYPDESHEGEIFEPSSPMAFSSDYSEEGEDPRSNRNRYAYTEYRYDQPYDYYSNAPKSVRRHCQLPRKRHERYYSYPEEPPQDDYNQDYREYLPREFGLRTNRPYRDNEYRQASGSMPPEYASNYYIHNYKDHKKENDYDGPYEPEKNYEYYEDHSDENSQNQHEEFHRYFDADYNKQRRKKPPPIPFPKPEPKYYKVKSSSYKDITDPSNYPTRDNKTVRDYKLKDRKAPLYEEPKDSYKKYKRYKRHYQPEKMPTRKSCNHIRETREAPKKYDKISKDILRLAPPKKYERHKNCQDDRLYMDKKSHRNSEYRYKIHNKVDQAIPSSYKKYISEEVPPRNYHKKVSDDMKGSQENVRSEPPRSSREYESHKNRRRCKSLPDPKKSVDFVRFMDLNDGSEIPHKIHESNQTPSSIFFTIEIPYKKKERRCAYSQKSEYIPKRSDSGCETFASNLNCALKSFKPQTSFYDVRKDRRRKSIKQKISGFFKKSKICLTRSNIFRNKSKVLRNCQPGLRRLNYAHIDGRNNGSQSPHYISNSPKTSSHSLEVLNKTVPNRSPSTEKASEKYCTRMVQGCHYPTVYRAKGNQQAENDDKMYHEYSMYNILSLNNHRSKTQC; this is translated from the exons ATGTCATTTACGGTGACGAGCCAGAGTTTAATCCGATTTGAGAGTGCCAAGGAGGACGATGAATTGATGCGGACATTAATGTTTTTCAATGTCGATATTTCGGGGGAAGTGTGCTGTGGTCCCCGAAACGAGATTACGGCGCCAAGGACCTCGGTCTGCAATGGAAAGC GACGAACTCCCGGCGGAGGATTGAGCAATCCAATTACGGAGAGTGCGATGTCATTTGGGGCACCAAATAATTTCTACGCTCCCGGACATGCTGATTTCGATCATGGGAATTATAAGCGACGTGCTCCTGGCCATCTAAGAGATAACTCTGCCTATTCCGACAGTCCCCGTCACTTTCATTATAGAATGATTAAACCAGGACGGGGTCATGTCGAAACCGGCTTAGTTTCCCCATCACCATCGGTCGATTCTGCGGGCTATTTTGAGAGCAACAGGAGCTACAAACACTTTCCACGCTTTGAAACGGAAAGGACATACGAACATTATTATCCAGATGAATCACATGAAGGCGAGATATTTGAGCCCAGCAGTCCAATGGCCTTTTCCTCTGATTATTCTGAAGAAGGGGAGGATCCAAGGAGTAACCGAAATAGATATGCTTACACCGAATATAGGTATGATCAGCCGTATGATTACTACTCTAACGCTCCTAAGTCAGTTCGAAGACACTGTCAATTGCCTCGCAAACGTCACGAAAGATATTACAGTTACCCTGAAGAACCACCACAAGATGATTACAATCAAGATTATAGAGAATACCTGCCACGTGAGTTCGGGTTGAGAACTAATAGACCGTACAGGGACAACGAGTATAGACAAGCTTCGGGGTCTATGCCACCAGAATACGCTTCAAATTACTATATTCATAATTACAAGGATCATAAAAAGGAAAATGATTATGACGGACCCTATGAACCAGAGAAAAATTACGAGTACTACGAAGATCATTCTGATGAAAACAGCCAAAATCAACATGAAGAATTTCATCGATACTTTGATGCAGATTATAACAAACAAAGACGTAAGAAACCACCTCCAATACCTTTTCCAAAACCCGAACCCAAGTACTACAAAGTCAAATCTTCGTCTTACAAGGATATTACAGACCCTTCGAACTATCCTACAAGAGATAACAAAACTGTAAGAGATTATAAACTGAAAGATAGGAAAGCTCCGCTTTACGAGGAACCAAAAGATagctataaaaaatataaaagatataagCGACACTACCAGCCAGAAAAAATGCCAACTAGAAAAAGTTGCAATCATATTAGAGAAACTAGAGAAGCTCCAAAAAAATACGATAAAATTTCAAAAGATATTTTACGTCTTGCTCCgccaaaaaaatatgaaagacATAAAAACTGTCAAGACGATAGATTGTATATGGACAAGAAGTCTCACAGAAATTCTGAGTACAGGTACAAAATACATAATAAGGTGGATCAGGCTATCCCAAGCtcttataaaaaatacattaGTGAAGAAGTTCCTCCTAGAAATTATCACAAGAAGGTCAGTGACGATATGAAAGGATCGCAAGAAAATGTAAGATCAGAACCTCCTAGATCATCCAGAGAATATGAAAGTCACAAAAACAGGAGACGTTGTAAGTCCTTACCGGACCCGAAGAAGTCAGTTGACTTTGTTCGTTTTATGGACTTAAACGACGGCTCGGAAATACCGCACAAAATTCATGAAAGCAACCAAACCCCATCGTCAATATTTTTCACCATAGAGATTCCCTATAAGAAAAAGGAACGGAGGTGTGCGTATTCCCAAAAAAGTGAATACATACCAAAAAGATCGGACTCGGGTTGTGAAACGTTTGCTAGTAACTTAAACTGTGCCCTAAAGTCATTTAAGCCGCAAACATCATTTTATGATGTTCGAAAAGATCGGAGGCGTAAATCAATAAAGCAAAAAATTTcaggattttttaaaaagtcaaaaatttgtttgacGAGGTCAAACATTTTTAGAAACAAATCAAAAGTACTGAGGAACTGCCAGCCAGGGCTACGACGCCTTAACTATGCTCACATTGATGGCAGAAATAATGGAAGCCAAAGCCCTCATTATATATCAAACTCCCCAAAAACTAGTAGCCACTCTTTGGAGGTTCTAAATAAGACGGTTCCTAATCGCAGTCCTTCCACAGAAAAGGCATCCGAAAAATATTGTACAAGGATGGTACAGGGATGTCATTATCCCACGGTTTACAGGGCAAAAGGCAACCAGCAAGCTGAAAATGATGATAAAATGTACCATGAGTACTCCATGTACAACATTTTGAGTTTAAACAATCACCGTTCGAAG ACCCAATGCTGA
- the LOC119548292 gene encoding uncharacterized protein LOC119548292 isoform X1, translated as MSFTVTSQSLIRFESAKEDDELMRTLMFFNVDISGEVCCGPRNEITAPRTSVCNGKRRTPGGGLSNPITESAMSFGAPNNFYAPGHADFDHGNYKRRAPGHLRDNSAYSDSPRHFHYRMIKPGRGHVETGLVSPSPSVDSAGYFESNRSYKHFPRFETERTYEHYYPDESHEGEIFEPSSPMAFSSDYSEEGEDPRSNRNRYAYTEYRYDQPYDYYSNAPKSVRRHCQLPRKRHERYYSYPEEPPQDDYNQDYREYLPREFGLRTNRPYRDNEYRQASGSMPPEYASNYYIHNYKDHKKENDYDGPYEPEKNYEYYEDHSDENSQNQHEEFHRYFDADYNKQRRKKPPPIPFPKPEPKYYKVKSSSYKDITDPSNYPTRDNKTVRDYKLKDRKAPLYEEPKDSYKKYKRYKRHYQPEKMPTRKSCNHIRETREAPKKYDKISKDILRLAPPKKYERHKNCQDDRLYMDKKSHRNSEYRYKIHNKVDQAIPSSYKKYISEEVPPRNYHKKVSDDMKGSQENVRSEPPRSSREYESHKNRRRCKSLPDPKKSVDFVRFMDLNDGSEIPHKIHESNQTPSSIFFTIEIPYKKKERRCAYSQKSEYIPKRSDSGCETFASNLNCALKSFKPQTSFYDVRKDRRRKSIKQKISGFFKKSKICLTRSNIFRNKSKVLRNCQPGLRRLNYAHIDGRNNGSQSPHYISNSPKTSSHSLEVLNKTVPNRSPSTEKASEKYCTRMVQGCHYPTVYRAKGNQQAENDDKMYHEYSMYNILSLNNHRSKVNKDEYEHCDKGLTKRNSQYFRPNADLRKKDPKQIYNRVSSGNCSLFSGDKCEDPSIETSQINICLEIRATDVSLTGSPRIISSKVVTGHGLSTKSYSHMSREQVKEIVSKPPNLSVSRQNSGNSICVSNSSATQENQFSNGSSTTNSSKGSSSRTERSEDFTNRKCIEECSKPPTVISGRPLENLCPRHPISTKWSLTRQSKSCNSQKELCNSWTPDRLENNFSRPTRPGLFQPNTIEMCSKPPTLIQCDINKRSSLKGVNNNFERSAPKKVILKTNSSYSLVSGSGRSTQSDCSCEKPYMQNTHQSECHRSQSHNFQFDEKRKIVVSPRRTNSLPSQWPKTITPVPIKNFFPNPLQTQESALKVPCKSSESTISKCSSCSGNIKTVPKNMQLVSYPDPIPTCSCEPQSEYASSFTAIPSQDITETSVLGHFSCPKLTDSWDKDSYTRSSIVEELKRELLQSFRADRQLESQVPFLRPTPHIMIFPCVPEAMCQSNSNLNPNLFRRPESVVYWTPGPKPQNPF; from the exons ATGTCATTTACGGTGACGAGCCAGAGTTTAATCCGATTTGAGAGTGCCAAGGAGGACGATGAATTGATGCGGACATTAATGTTTTTCAATGTCGATATTTCGGGGGAAGTGTGCTGTGGTCCCCGAAACGAGATTACGGCGCCAAGGACCTCGGTCTGCAATGGAAAGC GACGAACTCCCGGCGGAGGATTGAGCAATCCAATTACGGAGAGTGCGATGTCATTTGGGGCACCAAATAATTTCTACGCTCCCGGACATGCTGATTTCGATCATGGGAATTATAAGCGACGTGCTCCTGGCCATCTAAGAGATAACTCTGCCTATTCCGACAGTCCCCGTCACTTTCATTATAGAATGATTAAACCAGGACGGGGTCATGTCGAAACCGGCTTAGTTTCCCCATCACCATCGGTCGATTCTGCGGGCTATTTTGAGAGCAACAGGAGCTACAAACACTTTCCACGCTTTGAAACGGAAAGGACATACGAACATTATTATCCAGATGAATCACATGAAGGCGAGATATTTGAGCCCAGCAGTCCAATGGCCTTTTCCTCTGATTATTCTGAAGAAGGGGAGGATCCAAGGAGTAACCGAAATAGATATGCTTACACCGAATATAGGTATGATCAGCCGTATGATTACTACTCTAACGCTCCTAAGTCAGTTCGAAGACACTGTCAATTGCCTCGCAAACGTCACGAAAGATATTACAGTTACCCTGAAGAACCACCACAAGATGATTACAATCAAGATTATAGAGAATACCTGCCACGTGAGTTCGGGTTGAGAACTAATAGACCGTACAGGGACAACGAGTATAGACAAGCTTCGGGGTCTATGCCACCAGAATACGCTTCAAATTACTATATTCATAATTACAAGGATCATAAAAAGGAAAATGATTATGACGGACCCTATGAACCAGAGAAAAATTACGAGTACTACGAAGATCATTCTGATGAAAACAGCCAAAATCAACATGAAGAATTTCATCGATACTTTGATGCAGATTATAACAAACAAAGACGTAAGAAACCACCTCCAATACCTTTTCCAAAACCCGAACCCAAGTACTACAAAGTCAAATCTTCGTCTTACAAGGATATTACAGACCCTTCGAACTATCCTACAAGAGATAACAAAACTGTAAGAGATTATAAACTGAAAGATAGGAAAGCTCCGCTTTACGAGGAACCAAAAGATagctataaaaaatataaaagatataagCGACACTACCAGCCAGAAAAAATGCCAACTAGAAAAAGTTGCAATCATATTAGAGAAACTAGAGAAGCTCCAAAAAAATACGATAAAATTTCAAAAGATATTTTACGTCTTGCTCCgccaaaaaaatatgaaagacATAAAAACTGTCAAGACGATAGATTGTATATGGACAAGAAGTCTCACAGAAATTCTGAGTACAGGTACAAAATACATAATAAGGTGGATCAGGCTATCCCAAGCtcttataaaaaatacattaGTGAAGAAGTTCCTCCTAGAAATTATCACAAGAAGGTCAGTGACGATATGAAAGGATCGCAAGAAAATGTAAGATCAGAACCTCCTAGATCATCCAGAGAATATGAAAGTCACAAAAACAGGAGACGTTGTAAGTCCTTACCGGACCCGAAGAAGTCAGTTGACTTTGTTCGTTTTATGGACTTAAACGACGGCTCGGAAATACCGCACAAAATTCATGAAAGCAACCAAACCCCATCGTCAATATTTTTCACCATAGAGATTCCCTATAAGAAAAAGGAACGGAGGTGTGCGTATTCCCAAAAAAGTGAATACATACCAAAAAGATCGGACTCGGGTTGTGAAACGTTTGCTAGTAACTTAAACTGTGCCCTAAAGTCATTTAAGCCGCAAACATCATTTTATGATGTTCGAAAAGATCGGAGGCGTAAATCAATAAAGCAAAAAATTTcaggattttttaaaaagtcaaaaatttgtttgacGAGGTCAAACATTTTTAGAAACAAATCAAAAGTACTGAGGAACTGCCAGCCAGGGCTACGACGCCTTAACTATGCTCACATTGATGGCAGAAATAATGGAAGCCAAAGCCCTCATTATATATCAAACTCCCCAAAAACTAGTAGCCACTCTTTGGAGGTTCTAAATAAGACGGTTCCTAATCGCAGTCCTTCCACAGAAAAGGCATCCGAAAAATATTGTACAAGGATGGTACAGGGATGTCATTATCCCACGGTTTACAGGGCAAAAGGCAACCAGCAAGCTGAAAATGATGATAAAATGTACCATGAGTACTCCATGTACAACATTTTGAGTTTAAACAATCACCGTTCGAAGGTAAATAAAGATGAGTATGAGCACTGCGATAAAGGATTAACTAAACGAAACAGTCAATATTTCAGACCCAATGCTGATCTGCGTAAGAAGGATCCCAAGCAAATATACAATCGTGTGTCCAGCGGAAATTGCAGCCTTTTTAGTGGAGATAAATGTGAAGATCCATCCATAGAGACAAGTCAAATAAATATCTGCCTTGAGATAAGGGCTACAGACGTAAGTTTGACAGGCAGCCCGAGGATTATTTCATCCAAAGTCGTGACAGGCCATGGGTTATCCACTAAAAGCTATTCCCACATGAGCAGGGAGCAAGTCAAAGAAATCGTTTCAAAACCACCCAATCTTTCAGTATCGAGACAGAATAGTGGTAATTCAATATGTGTCAGCAATTCAAGCGCTACTCAAGAAAACCAGTTTAGTAATGGTTCCTCTACAACAAACAGTTCCAAAGGCAGTTCATCTAGAACTGAAAGATCTGAGGATTTTACCAACAGAAAATGTATTGAAGAGTGTTCCAAGCCTCCAACTGTGATCAGTGGTAGACCACTAGAAAACCTTTGCCCCCGCCATCCGATCAGCACCAAATGGAGCTTAACCCGCCAATCGAAGTCTTGTAACTCTCAAAAAGAATTATGCAACAGCTGGACCCCCGATAGACtagaaaacaatttttcaaGACCTACCCGTCCTGGATTGTTCCAACCAAACACTATTGAAATGTGTTCCAAACCACCGACTTTAATTCAATGCGATATAAACAAGCGGTCGAGCTTGAAAGGTGTAAATAACAACTTCGAAAGGTCAGCCCCCAAGAAGGTAATCTTGAAAACAaatagctcttatagtttggTTAGTGGTTCCGGTAGAAGTACACAATCGGATTGCTCATGCGAAAAACCGTATATGCAGAATACCCATCAAAGTGAATGCCACAGATCCCAGAGTCACAAttttcaatttgatgaaaaaagaaaaattgtagTCAGCCCGAGAAGAACTAATAGTTTGCCAAGCCAATGGCCCAAAACCATTACCCCAGTCCcgatcaaaaatttttttccaaacCCGCTTCAAACCCAGGAATCTGCACTCAAAGTCCCATGTAAAAGTTCCGAATCGACTATAAGTAAATGCTCAAGTTGTTCTGGGAATATCAAAACAGTCCCAAAAAACATGCAGTTGGTTTCCTATCCTGATCCCATTCCAACATGCTCATGTGAACCTCAGAGTGAATATGCCAGCAGTTTCACGGCTATACCAAGtcaggatattacagaaacCAGTGTTTTGGGGCATTTTAGTTGCCCGAAGTTAACAGACAGCTGGGATAAGGATTCCTACACCCGGAGTAGCATTGTGGAGGAACTGAAACGGGAGCTATTGCAAAGCTTCAGAGCCGATCGGCAATTGGAGTCCCAAGTGCCTTTTCTTCGACCCACACCACACATTATGATATTTCCCTGCGTTCCCGAAGCCATGTGCCAGTCTAATTCCAACCTAAATCCAAATCTATTCCGTAGACCGGAATCTGTTGTCTACTGGACACCCGGTCCTAAGCCACAGAACCCTTTCTGA
- the LOC119548294 gene encoding uncharacterized protein LOC119548294 has protein sequence MSAKNRVLSKSQEFKLMRSEYELRVNQLERDVYECCKILNKVRKTKELNNNCSSAKNGCEKEKFVSWEFDMRDFPVENIAIQLRDKIVYLRAFKKNLVMKQEILLPQNVDKSKVTAILTASGNLTISVPIITAIR, from the coding sequence atgtCTGCAAAAAATCGGGTCCTAAGCAAATCCCAGGAGTTTAAATTAATGCGTTCCGAGTACGAGCTTAGAGTAAATCAATTGGAAAGAGATGTTTACGAGTGCTGTAAAATTCTGAATAAAGTACGGAAAACTAAAGAACTAAATAATAACTGCTCATCAGCAAAGAACGGCtgtgaaaaagaaaaatttgtatcCTGGGAGTTCGATATGAGAGATTTCCCAGTGGAGAACATTGCAATTCAACTCAGGGATAAGATCGTGTATCTTCGAGCCTTCAAGAAAAATTTGGTTATGAAACAAGAAATATTATTGCCCCAAAATGTGGATAAGTCTAAAGTCACGGCAATTTTGACAGCTAGCGGGAATTTAACCATATCTGTTCCAATAATTACCGCTATTAGATGA
- the LOC119547296 gene encoding casein kinase I has protein sequence MELEARSLGDYDLGRKMGAGSFGDIFKATHLRSGLRVALKLERRDVTNPQLLFEYNLYKTLHLGVGIPQVYHYHTTNLYNVMVMELLGSSLEEMFNLCQRRFSLKTVLMLAVQMMERLEFLHSHRYLHRDIKPENFVMGRGETSHRLYLIDFGLAIKYWDMVEDEHVQPTSGTRLTGTARYASINALRGGGQSRRDDIESMGYVLMYFLRGSLPWQGLVATSKQQKYEKITEMKLSTKAEDLCEGYPAQFYHFVAYSRDLAFDEEPYYANIRYSFIKLMNENKFINDMIYDWDILKKSILEAVNLKEKDKEPESKVEVE, from the coding sequence ATGGAATTGGAGGCAAGAAGTCTGGGAGACTACGATCTGGGCAGGAAGATGGGCGCCGGATCGTTTGGCGACATTTTTAAGGCCACACACTTGAGGTCGGGCCTACGAGTGGCCCTCAAGCTGGAGCGCCGCGATGTCACCAATCCACAGTTGCTTTTCGAGTACAATCTGTATAAAACCCTGCACCTTGGAGTGGGAATCCCGCAGGTCTACCACTACCACACTACGAATCTGTACAACGTGATGGTGATGGAGCTACTGGGGTCCTCGCTGGAGGAGATGTTCAACCTATGCCAGCGTCGCTTCTCCCTGAAGACGGTACTCATGCTGGCTGTGCAGATGATGGAGCGCCTGGAGTTCTTGCACTCGCATCGTTACCTGCACCGCGACATCAAGCCGGAGAACTTCGTGATGGGACGCGGTGAGACCAGTCACCGTCTCTACCTCATCGACTTTGGCCTGGCCATCAAGTACTGGGACATGGTGGAGGACGAGCATGTGCAGCCCACGTCGGGCACCCGACTCACCGGTACCGCCCGCTACGCCTCCATAAACGCCCTGCGTGGAGGCGGGCAGTCACGGCGGGACGATATCGAGTCCATGGGCTATGTCCTCATGTACTTCCTCAGGGGAAGTCTGCCCTGGCAGGGACTCGTGGCCACCAGTAAGCAGCAGAAGTACGAGAAGATCACCGAGATGAAGTTGTCCACCAAAGCGGAGGATTTGTGCGAAGGCTACCCGGCTCAGTTCTACCACTTTGTCGCCTACAGCCGGGACTTGGCCTTCGACGAGGAGCCGTACTATGCGAACATTCGGTACTCCTTTATAAAACTGATGAACGAGAACAAGTTCATCAACGACATGATCTACGACTGGGACATCCTCAAGAAGAGTATCCTCGAAGCCGTCAATTTGAAGGAAAAGGACAAGGAGCCAGAATCCAAAGTAGAAGTCGAATAG